In one ANME-2 cluster archaeon genomic region, the following are encoded:
- a CDS encoding redox-regulated ATPase YchF, whose protein sequence is MSISIGLAGKPNSGKSTFFNAATLANVEMANHPFTTIDANHGVTHVRVECPCKSLGKQCGQCQDGTRFVPVEIIDIAGLVPDAHKGKGLGNAFLDNLGQANAIIHVIDASGGTDIEGNPVGIGQHDPVDDIEFLEHEITMWMSGILKRNWDRLSRRIKAENLKLERVISDQLQGAGVNEHQARVVLLKIKMPDDPTKWTDEEMIALADALRKESKPLIIAANKMDIAPPELIERLMSADRVVVPTSAAAEYALRMAAKSGVIEYLPGDKEFKIKAELSDAQKVGLDKIKMLLDEKGSTKIQECINTAVLELLDQIVVYPVEDENKYTDKKDRMLPDAFLLQRGSTPHDLAYMVHTDIGDGFLHAVNAKTKMRMGEKHELEDSDVVKIISTK, encoded by the coding sequence ATGTCAATTTCTATCGGACTGGCCGGAAAACCAAATTCAGGTAAGAGCACTTTCTTCAATGCTGCCACACTTGCCAATGTTGAGATGGCAAACCATCCATTCACAACCATAGATGCCAATCACGGGGTCACTCATGTAAGAGTTGAGTGCCCATGTAAGAGCCTGGGCAAACAATGCGGTCAATGCCAGGACGGTACCAGATTCGTGCCTGTAGAGATCATAGACATTGCCGGGCTTGTCCCTGATGCCCATAAAGGAAAGGGGCTGGGCAATGCATTCCTGGATAACCTGGGGCAAGCCAATGCCATCATACACGTGATAGATGCATCGGGCGGCACTGACATTGAAGGTAATCCGGTAGGCATTGGCCAGCATGACCCTGTTGATGATATTGAATTCCTTGAACACGAGATCACTATGTGGATGTCCGGTATCCTTAAACGTAACTGGGACAGGCTCTCCCGCAGGATAAAAGCCGAGAACCTGAAATTGGAGCGGGTTATCTCTGACCAGTTGCAGGGTGCAGGCGTGAACGAACACCAGGCAAGGGTAGTGCTGTTAAAGATAAAAATGCCTGACGACCCTACCAAATGGACTGACGAGGAGATGATCGCACTGGCAGATGCCCTGCGCAAAGAAAGCAAACCCCTGATAATCGCTGCCAATAAGATGGATATTGCACCACCTGAACTGATAGAGCGTCTTATGTCAGCGGACCGTGTGGTGGTACCCACGTCTGCAGCTGCCGAATATGCCCTGCGTATGGCTGCTAAAAGTGGTGTGATCGAGTACCTGCCCGGTGATAAGGAGTTCAAGATCAAAGCAGAACTAAGCGATGCCCAGAAGGTGGGGCTTGATAAGATCAAGATGCTCCTTGACGAAAAAGGCAGTACCAAAATCCAGGAGTGTATCAATACCGCGGTCCTGGAACTGCTGGACCAGATAGTGGTCTATCCGGTCGAGGATGAGAATAAATATACAGATAAAAAGGACAGGATGCTGCCGGATGCATTTTTATTGCAGCGCGGCTCAACGCCTCATGACCTGGCATATATGGTCCATACCGATATCGGTGATGGCTTCCTGCATGCAGTGAATGCCAAAACCAAGATGCGGATGGGTGAAAAACATGAACTTGAAGATAGTGATGTAGTAAAGATCATATCTACTAAATAA